One part of the Caproiciproducens sp. CPB-2 genome encodes these proteins:
- a CDS encoding L,D-transpeptidase family protein — protein sequence MRHIDIKKLLKSGLVANIAISAASVALIYSLISLYFCSHFFFNTEINGANVSLKAYGTANQAIRDYMKGYELQLTERNGETEKIAGRDIDLQYHEKVGISGIYPLQRPFQWMGSLFEGKKYTISDLYVYNQDLLKNKIDQLNCFNRTAAEPQNVSFQYSNGLYEAVKEVYGNTIIQDQLNKAIKTSIERGETNLNLEEEHCYKEPKYTLSSYKTHIVENLLNRYVSANITYQFDGKKETVNGDAIHKWLTVSEDLDVVINKAAVQKYVNELGRKYDTVGAARNFKTSVGKTVTVKGGLYGWKIDRDAEAEALLENITRGEVVEKEPVYVQRALSRGEDEIGDTYLEINITKQHVWFYLDGKLLASGSVVTGNPNRGWSTVTGVYMLNYKQEGAVLSGQGYEANVTYWMPFFGNTGLHDASWRYSFGGEIYKRNGTHGCINAPFYLAKTIFENIEVGTPIISYKEG from the coding sequence ATGAGACATATTGATATAAAAAAACTTCTGAAAAGCGGACTTGTGGCAAATATCGCCATTTCAGCCGCTTCCGTTGCATTGATCTATTCATTGATTTCGCTGTACTTCTGCAGTCATTTCTTTTTCAATACGGAAATAAATGGAGCGAATGTCTCATTAAAAGCGTACGGCACTGCAAATCAGGCGATAAGAGACTATATGAAAGGCTATGAACTGCAGTTAACGGAAAGAAATGGGGAAACAGAGAAGATAGCAGGACGCGATATAGACTTGCAGTATCATGAAAAAGTCGGGATTTCCGGAATTTATCCTCTGCAAAGACCGTTTCAATGGATGGGCTCGTTATTCGAAGGTAAAAAATATACGATCAGTGATTTATATGTTTACAATCAGGACCTTCTAAAAAATAAAATTGACCAGCTGAATTGTTTCAATAGGACTGCCGCGGAACCGCAAAATGTCAGTTTTCAGTATTCCAACGGGTTATACGAAGCGGTTAAAGAAGTATATGGAAATACAATCATTCAGGATCAATTGAACAAAGCCATAAAGACGAGTATTGAGAGAGGAGAAACAAATTTAAATTTAGAGGAGGAGCATTGCTACAAAGAGCCAAAATATACCTTGAGCTCTTATAAAACGCACATAGTAGAGAACCTGCTGAACAGGTATGTATCAGCCAATATTACTTATCAATTCGACGGTAAAAAGGAAACAGTGAATGGGGATGCCATCCATAAATGGCTTACTGTCAGCGAAGATTTAGATGTTGTAATCAATAAAGCCGCAGTTCAAAAGTATGTAAATGAATTGGGCAGAAAATACGATACGGTCGGAGCGGCAAGAAACTTCAAAACATCTGTGGGGAAAACCGTTACGGTGAAAGGCGGTCTTTACGGATGGAAAATCGACCGGGATGCCGAAGCGGAAGCGCTGTTGGAAAATATAACACGCGGCGAGGTAGTGGAAAAAGAACCGGTCTATGTCCAAAGGGCTTTATCCAGAGGGGAAGATGAAATCGGCGATACCTATTTGGAAATCAACATAACGAAACAGCATGTGTGGTTTTATCTGGATGGAAAGCTCCTGGCCAGCGGTTCCGTGGTAACCGGAAACCCCAACAGGGGATGGTCCACTGTAACCGGGGTTTACATGCTCAATTACAAACAGGAAGGCGCCGTCTTAAGCGGCCAGGGATATGAAGCCAATGTCACTTACTGGATGCCTTTTTTCGGAAATACAGGATTGCACGACGCCAGCTGGAGGTATTCCTTTGGAGGAGAGATCTATAAAAGAAACGGGACTCACGGATGCATCAATGCCCCGTTCTATCTGGCGAAAACGATTTTTGAAAATATAGAAGTAGGGACCCCCATCATTAGTTATAAAGAAGGATAA
- a CDS encoding LacI family DNA-binding transcriptional regulator, whose translation MTLKEIAAQAHVSISTVSRVLNASSPSAAGKEIQDRIWKIAQAGGYMPNREAQSLKKSGKTPPQPVSSIYCLVACSPEEVRKDPFFTHAIASIEREAFQNGYTLKYTFYSGGIENGSTAQFMQEASSDQLIIIGRFQSQLYQLLSKHFKKTVYLGWNDLDVRCDGIICDGYLASQEAVRYLYSLGHHRIGFVGTDRNEARFRGYLHGLELLGLERSERNIATNSVLSFECGFRGLERLLAQGMDATALYCANDNTAIGVLQACKGHGLRVPEDLSVMGANDIETDRYVSPMLTTIHIPLDEMGKIATRVLIDRINGGHSLPLKVIVPCHIVRRESCSAPPAEPRTVEGLSPGATNSCVEPRP comes from the coding sequence ATGACTTTAAAGGAAATTGCGGCTCAAGCTCATGTATCCATCTCAACCGTCTCCCGGGTACTTAACGCCTCATCGCCGAGCGCCGCCGGCAAAGAAATTCAGGACCGTATATGGAAAATTGCGCAGGCGGGCGGTTATATGCCCAACAGGGAAGCCCAGTCTCTGAAGAAGTCCGGCAAGACCCCGCCGCAGCCGGTAAGTTCCATCTACTGCCTCGTGGCCTGCTCTCCCGAGGAGGTGCGGAAAGATCCTTTTTTCACCCACGCCATCGCCAGTATCGAGCGTGAAGCCTTCCAAAACGGCTATACGCTGAAATACACCTTTTATTCGGGCGGAATCGAAAACGGCTCTACCGCTCAGTTTATGCAGGAGGCTTCCAGTGATCAGCTCATCATCATCGGGAGGTTTCAGTCTCAGCTGTACCAGCTTCTGAGCAAGCATTTCAAAAAGACCGTTTATCTTGGATGGAACGATCTGGACGTGAGATGCGACGGCATAATCTGCGACGGTTATCTGGCTTCCCAGGAGGCTGTACGTTATCTGTACAGCCTTGGACACCACCGCATCGGCTTTGTGGGAACGGATCGAAACGAGGCCCGCTTCCGGGGTTATCTGCACGGGCTGGAGCTGCTGGGCCTTGAGCGCAGCGAACGGAACATTGCCACAAATTCGGTGCTTTCCTTTGAATGCGGCTTCCGGGGTTTGGAGCGTCTTCTGGCGCAGGGTATGGACGCCACAGCGCTTTATTGCGCCAACGACAATACTGCCATTGGGGTACTGCAGGCCTGCAAGGGGCACGGTCTCCGGGTGCCGGAGGACCTTTCGGTAATGGGTGCGAACGACATCGAGACAGATCGGTATGTCTCTCCAATGCTCACAACCATCCATATCCCGTTGGACGAGATGGGAAAGATCGCGACACGCGTGCTCATCGACCGCATCAACGGCGGGCATTCCCTGCCTCTGAAGGTCATCGTGCCGTGCCACATCGTGCGGCGGGAAAGTTGTTCTGCTCCTCCCGCCGAGCCGCGTACCGTCGAAGGTCTTTCCCCGGGAGCAACAAACTCCTGCGTGGAACCAAGGCCATGA
- a CDS encoding ABC transporter substrate-binding protein: MKNMKRALALFLTLAMICATMAGCGGTADSTPPAASGPEGSAAGTEKSGTTFGLTPLDKPTTLRVGFFSGSAHSMPFYIADKMGFFKELNIDVEYESFINGPAMMEVSSNWDVCDVGGPGVLNGMKNHDVHMIGLCDNELNTALFVRPDSDLAKDPANPDLWKGKTIILNSGTTLQYMCASYLKSIGSSINDVNIVSMDVTSSLTAFKAGQGDAVCAWNAVAYNADDSGLVRVTDMSEMGLNNVCGLCATGDAVKNKADLLKLTWMVYYMTAAWCQESDENMSKAVELYVQSCEDEGVASSESICERALKIFKCPSVKESYTDMTTKVTDRSGSGEVLQATNYLFETLDFFIGLGSYTAADRKNILDKGLVDSSIAESCKDTLTQLGYLS; encoded by the coding sequence ATGAAAAACATGAAAAGAGCACTTGCACTGTTTCTTACGCTTGCGATGATCTGCGCGACGATGGCTGGCTGCGGCGGAACCGCGGACTCCACGCCCCCTGCGGCTTCAGGTCCGGAGGGAAGCGCTGCGGGCACGGAAAAATCCGGCACCACCTTCGGCCTTACCCCGCTGGACAAGCCCACGACCCTGCGGGTCGGGTTCTTTTCCGGTTCCGCACACAGCATGCCCTTCTATATTGCCGACAAAATGGGATTTTTCAAAGAATTGAACATCGATGTGGAATATGAATCCTTCATTAACGGCCCGGCGATGATGGAGGTAAGCTCAAACTGGGATGTGTGCGACGTGGGCGGCCCCGGCGTTCTGAACGGCATGAAGAACCACGACGTCCACATGATCGGGCTGTGCGACAACGAATTGAACACCGCTCTTTTCGTCCGTCCGGACAGCGACCTTGCAAAGGATCCTGCGAATCCGGATCTGTGGAAAGGCAAGACCATCATCCTTAACAGCGGAACGACCCTGCAGTACATGTGCGCGAGTTATCTGAAAAGCATCGGTTCCAGCATCAACGACGTGAATATTGTCAGTATGGACGTTACCAGTAGTCTGACTGCGTTTAAGGCAGGTCAGGGTGATGCGGTCTGCGCATGGAACGCCGTAGCGTACAACGCGGACGACAGCGGACTCGTGCGTGTGACGGACATGAGCGAAATGGGCCTGAACAACGTCTGCGGTCTGTGCGCGACGGGGGACGCCGTTAAAAACAAAGCAGATTTGCTCAAACTGACCTGGATGGTCTACTATATGACCGCGGCATGGTGCCAGGAGAGCGATGAAAACATGTCCAAGGCAGTGGAACTTTATGTGCAGTCCTGCGAGGATGAGGGTGTGGCGTCCAGCGAGTCGATCTGTGAGCGCGCATTGAAGATTTTCAAATGCCCCTCCGTCAAGGAAAGCTATACCGATATGACGACCAAAGTGACGGACCGTTCCGGCTCCGGAGAGGTTCTTCAGGCTACCAATTATCTTTTTGAAACACTGGATTTCTTTATCGGGCTGGGAAGCTATACGGCGGCGGACCGTAAGAACATTCTGGACAAGGGTCTCGTCGACTCCTCGATTGCCGAGTCCTGTAAGGATACGCTGACGCAGCTGGGATATCTTTCATAA
- a CDS encoding ABC transporter permease has product MSEKEYAAARLTDEERVRLVQHQKRRSDYQLTMLSIIGVLGFLILWQVAVAAGWLPSRYVPMPSRVVELFFEKWMDPNPDGATLGLHILSSLQVALTGFGLAIVIGVPLGLLMGWFRAFDKFMRPIFEILRPIPPVSWIPITILWLGVGLKAKAFIVFFSAFVPCVINAYTGIRQTSPVLINFSKTCGASTFTIFRKIGIPSAMTMTFAGIRVALGNAWATLVAAEMLAASTGLGYMIQQGRQFARPDIIILGIVVIGAIGVLFTSLLGRIEYKVLGWKK; this is encoded by the coding sequence ATGAGTGAAAAAGAATACGCAGCAGCCAGACTGACAGACGAAGAACGCGTCCGGCTGGTACAGCATCAAAAGCGGCGCAGTGATTATCAGCTTACGATGCTTTCCATTATCGGCGTGTTGGGATTCCTGATTCTATGGCAGGTGGCGGTCGCGGCAGGCTGGCTGCCCAGCCGGTACGTGCCCATGCCGTCCAGAGTCGTCGAACTGTTTTTTGAAAAATGGATGGACCCCAATCCCGACGGCGCGACGCTGGGCCTGCATATCCTGAGCAGCCTGCAGGTGGCGCTCACGGGTTTCGGACTGGCGATCGTCATCGGTGTACCGCTTGGACTGCTCATGGGCTGGTTCCGTGCCTTCGACAAATTTATGCGCCCGATCTTTGAGATACTGCGCCCGATCCCGCCCGTTTCATGGATTCCGATCACGATCCTTTGGCTGGGCGTGGGCCTGAAAGCAAAAGCGTTCATCGTCTTTTTCTCGGCCTTCGTTCCCTGCGTGATCAATGCCTATACCGGGATCAGGCAGACGAGCCCCGTGCTGATCAATTTTTCAAAAACATGCGGCGCCTCTACTTTCACGATTTTCAGAAAAATCGGGATTCCTTCCGCCATGACCATGACCTTTGCCGGTATACGGGTGGCGCTGGGCAATGCATGGGCCACGCTCGTAGCGGCGGAGATGCTGGCTGCGAGTACCGGCCTGGGTTATATGATCCAGCAGGGCCGTCAGTTTGCCCGGCCCGACATTATTATTCTCGGCATCGTGGTCATCGGCGCCATTGGGGTTCTGTTCACCTCGCTGCTGGGCAGGATCGAATACAAAGTATTGGGGTGGAAGAAATGA
- a CDS encoding ABC transporter permease, whose translation MKKTEETIVCSEYERRERRRSQIYSVLPFVSVALLLILWFAASSAEGSNFPSPKDIADRFTLFLQKPIKNLSLMGHIWASLQRVFIALGVSWLIGISFGVLIGWNKKANALLGPMFTAFRSVPPLAWVPLVTMWFGTGEFPKILIVFVGALMPVVVNTEAGIANVQKLYLDVGSIFNANQRQMLFEIAIPSSLDAIFAGIRTSTSAGWMVVLAAEMLGGKSGVGFLITRGMDSGDYSLCLLSMICIGLVGALLAVIIQVLERIILPWTAKKSS comes from the coding sequence ATGAAAAAAACGGAAGAAACGATCGTATGCAGCGAGTATGAACGCAGGGAACGCCGGCGCAGTCAAATTTACAGCGTACTTCCGTTCGTATCCGTTGCACTGCTGCTGATCCTGTGGTTCGCGGCATCTTCCGCGGAAGGCAGCAACTTTCCCTCGCCAAAGGACATCGCCGACAGATTTACCCTGTTTCTGCAAAAGCCCATTAAGAACCTGAGCCTGATGGGCCATATCTGGGCAAGCCTCCAGCGCGTTTTCATCGCGTTGGGCGTGTCCTGGCTGATCGGTATTTCCTTCGGCGTACTGATCGGCTGGAACAAAAAGGCGAACGCCCTGTTAGGACCGATGTTTACGGCCTTCCGCTCGGTTCCTCCTCTGGCCTGGGTACCGCTGGTGACCATGTGGTTCGGAACCGGCGAGTTTCCGAAGATCCTGATCGTTTTTGTCGGCGCGCTGATGCCGGTGGTGGTGAATACAGAGGCTGGCATTGCCAACGTACAGAAGCTGTATTTGGACGTTGGGAGCATTTTTAACGCCAACCAGCGCCAGATGCTGTTTGAAATCGCCATTCCCTCTTCGCTGGACGCCATATTCGCGGGCATCCGGACATCCACCAGCGCGGGCTGGATGGTGGTGCTGGCCGCCGAAATGCTGGGCGGAAAATCCGGCGTGGGCTTTTTGATTACCCGCGGCATGGATTCGGGAGATTATTCCCTTTGCCTGCTTTCAATGATCTGCATTGGTCTGGTGGGAGCGCTGCTGGCTGTTATTATTCAAGTCTTAGAAAGGATCATCTTGCCATGGACAGCAAAAAAATCAAGCTGA
- a CDS encoding ABC transporter ATP-binding protein: protein MDSKKIKLKLENISQSYIVKNRVFDAVVGVSLEVRESEFLVILGPGRCGKSVLLNMIAGLEKPVEGHILLDGEEIRGSDERIGMVFQKLALMPWKTVMENVEFGLKIKGMKKETRREIAQKYIDLVGLQGFEKCYPNQLSGGMKQRAGIARAYTNNPEILLMDEPFGQLDAQTRYAMQDEVLRIWEAEKRTVIFVTNNIEEALYLADRVILLTNCPAAVKDVYEIDLPRPRNAVDPEFLRLRKLISENTDLTL from the coding sequence ATGGACAGCAAAAAAATCAAGCTGAAACTGGAAAATATCTCCCAAAGCTATATCGTCAAGAACAGGGTTTTTGACGCGGTTGTCGGAGTGTCCCTGGAAGTCAGAGAATCTGAATTCCTGGTCATTCTGGGCCCCGGACGCTGCGGGAAATCCGTACTGCTCAATATGATCGCCGGACTGGAAAAACCGGTGGAAGGGCACATCCTGCTGGACGGAGAGGAAATACGGGGCAGCGACGAGCGAATCGGCATGGTATTTCAGAAGCTGGCGCTGATGCCGTGGAAAACCGTTATGGAAAACGTCGAGTTCGGTCTCAAGATAAAAGGCATGAAAAAAGAAACCCGGCGGGAAATCGCACAGAAATACATCGATCTGGTAGGCTTGCAGGGTTTTGAGAAATGCTATCCCAATCAACTTTCCGGCGGCATGAAGCAGCGGGCGGGCATTGCCCGCGCCTATACGAACAATCCGGAAATCCTGCTGATGGACGAGCCGTTCGGCCAGCTGGATGCCCAGACCCGCTATGCCATGCAGGACGAAGTCCTGCGGATATGGGAAGCCGAAAAACGCACGGTTATTTTTGTGACAAACAACATAGAGGAGGCCCTGTATTTGGCCGATCGGGTTATCCTGCTGACAAACTGTCCGGCGGCGGTCAAGGACGTCTACGAGATCGATCTGCCGCGGCCGCGCAATGCCGTTGACCCGGAGTTTTTGCGCCTGCGAAAGCTGATCAGCGAAAACACCGACCTAACACTGTAA
- a CDS encoding ABC transporter ATP-binding protein — protein MSEYKVEVNNLTKYFGNLHVLDNISFKVKKGEFVCIVGPTGCGKTTFLNLLTRIYMPSKGDLLIDGESATPKKHNLAFVFQEPSAIPWKTVEQNLRFGLELKKLPRAEIDKRVETIIKLMGLEPFRDSYPHQLSVSTEQRIIIGRAFAMNPDLLLMDEPYGQMDIKLRFYLEDEVIRLWRELGSTVIFITHNIEEAVYLAERILILSNKPTTIKEDMKVELPRPRDVTDKAFIDIRQYVTDQIKWW, from the coding sequence ATGAGCGAATATAAAGTGGAGGTCAACAACCTCACCAAATATTTCGGGAACCTGCATGTTCTCGACAACATCAGCTTTAAGGTCAAAAAGGGGGAGTTCGTCTGTATCGTAGGCCCGACGGGCTGCGGAAAGACCACCTTTTTAAACCTGCTGACCCGTATTTATATGCCCTCCAAGGGCGACCTTTTGATCGACGGAGAATCCGCGACCCCCAAAAAGCATAATCTGGCGTTTGTCTTTCAGGAGCCTTCCGCCATCCCATGGAAGACGGTAGAGCAGAACCTGCGTTTCGGCCTGGAGCTGAAAAAGCTTCCAAGGGCGGAAATCGACAAACGGGTGGAAACCATCATTAAGCTCATGGGCCTGGAGCCGTTTCGCGACTCTTATCCTCATCAGCTGTCGGTAAGCACCGAGCAGCGCATTATCATCGGTCGGGCTTTTGCCATGAATCCAGACCTTCTGCTGATGGACGAGCCCTACGGCCAGATGGATATCAAGCTGCGTTTTTATCTTGAGGACGAAGTGATCCGCCTGTGGCGGGAACTGGGCAGTACGGTGATCTTCATCACACACAATATCGAAGAGGCCGTTTATCTGGCCGAGCGCATTCTGATCCTCAGCAATAAGCCTACCACTATCAAAGAGGATATGAAGGTGGAACTGCCCCGTCCCCGGGACGTAACCGATAAGGCGTTCATTGATATCCGTCAGTATGTTACCGATCAGATCAAGTGGTGGTAA
- a CDS encoding NAD(P)/FAD-dependent oxidoreductase, protein MYDVLIVGCGVVGAAMAYELSRYDLSVCVCERSNDVANGVTKANSAILHAGFDCPVGSLEARLNVEGVRLAKEICEKLDVERREIPSFVIAFNERERKELDALYERGIANGVPGVRIVGPEEALALEPGLNPKLIAALYAPSSAIINPWEYAIAMAETAVTNGAEVRLCSPVTAIEKVPEGHFKVTAGTDVYEAKYVVNAGGAFSADVYRLVGGNDLKQTNFCGQYYVLDKNQGKLINSVIFPCPDEHGFKGVLVAPTVHGNLIVGPDSYVVENGDCVATVSPLLEELQEHGHRSVPGIDFRQIIHEYAGVRPNTQIPDFVIEESRICPHFINLAGIKSPGLSSAPAIAKEGAKLLEGCGLVLNEKKNFIDKRKRIKFRELSREEQEKIISQNPLYGRVICRCETVTEGEIVEAIHRPIQPRTIDAIKRRCNAGMGRCQGGFCGPRVHEILARELNVSPMDILMDEQGTFLLTSPIKEADDYGA, encoded by the coding sequence ATGTATGATGTTTTGATTGTGGGCTGCGGTGTAGTCGGCGCGGCGATGGCTTATGAACTGTCACGGTATGACCTTTCGGTATGCGTATGCGAGCGCTCCAACGATGTGGCCAACGGAGTGACAAAGGCGAACAGCGCTATTCTGCACGCCGGATTCGATTGTCCCGTCGGCAGCCTGGAGGCCAGACTGAACGTGGAGGGCGTGAGGCTGGCCAAAGAAATCTGCGAAAAGCTGGATGTCGAGAGGCGGGAGATCCCCAGCTTTGTCATTGCTTTTAATGAACGGGAGAGGAAAGAGCTGGACGCCCTTTACGAGCGGGGCATAGCCAACGGTGTGCCGGGCGTGCGCATTGTCGGCCCGGAGGAAGCGCTGGCTTTGGAGCCCGGTCTGAATCCCAAGTTGATCGCCGCCTTATACGCGCCCTCCTCGGCGATTATCAACCCCTGGGAGTATGCCATTGCCATGGCCGAGACTGCCGTGACCAACGGCGCCGAGGTCAGGCTTTGCAGTCCGGTTACGGCCATTGAGAAAGTGCCGGAGGGGCATTTTAAGGTGACGGCCGGGACGGACGTTTACGAGGCAAAGTATGTCGTTAACGCGGGCGGCGCGTTCTCGGCGGACGTCTACCGGCTGGTGGGCGGAAACGACTTGAAACAGACCAATTTTTGCGGACAGTACTACGTGCTGGACAAAAATCAGGGAAAACTCATCAATTCGGTTATTTTTCCGTGCCCTGACGAGCACGGCTTTAAAGGTGTGCTCGTGGCGCCCACCGTACACGGCAATCTGATTGTAGGCCCGGATTCCTATGTGGTCGAAAACGGCGACTGCGTGGCCACCGTTTCCCCGTTGCTGGAGGAGCTTCAGGAACACGGCCACCGTTCGGTGCCCGGCATTGATTTCCGGCAGATCATTCACGAATACGCGGGCGTGCGGCCCAACACGCAGATACCGGATTTTGTTATTGAAGAATCCAGAATCTGCCCGCATTTTATTAATCTGGCAGGAATCAAGAGTCCGGGGCTGTCCAGTGCGCCGGCAATTGCAAAAGAGGGCGCGAAGCTTCTTGAAGGCTGCGGCCTTGTCCTGAATGAAAAGAAAAACTTTATTGATAAAAGGAAGCGGATCAAATTCCGCGAATTGAGCCGGGAAGAGCAGGAGAAGATCATTTCTCAAAATCCGCTTTACGGCCGGGTCATCTGCCGCTGTGAGACTGTGACAGAGGGCGAGATCGTGGAGGCTATCCACCGGCCCATACAGCCGCGAACCATCGACGCCATCAAGCGCCGGTGCAACGCGGGCATGGGGCGGTGCCAGGGCGGCTTCTGCGGTCCCCGGGTTCACGAGATACTGGCGAGGGAACTGAACGTCTCGCCCATGGACATTCTCATGGACGAGCAGGGTACCTTCCTGCTTACTTCTCCAATCAAGGAGGCGGACGATTATGGAGCTTGA
- a CDS encoding NAD(P)/FAD-dependent oxidoreductase: protein MELEYDIVVVGGGPAGLAAACAAKENGAGSVLILERDKEPGGILNQCIHNGFGLHYFKEELTGPEYAARFIHKANLMGVVLKLDTMVLLIEGKTVYAVNAAEGLLEVHAKAVVLAMGCRERTRGAIGIPGDRPAGIFTAGTAQRYINVEGWMVGRRVVILGSGDIGLIMARRMTLEGAKVLACVELCPYSNGLNRNIVQCLNDYNIPLYLSHTITGIVGKQRVEKVLISEVGPDRKPIPGTEISLDCDTVLLSVGLIPENELTRAAGIPMDRRTNGSVVYENMETEMPGVFSCGNVVHVHDLVDFVTAESQRAGRAAAEYVKAGGEEMPGRVLNLKNGPRVNYTVPQKIRPGKVEKSVDVFFRVNNVYHGGTVRVTDGENVLCSFKRDHLAPGEMEKITIPAGLLNKALGDGLTVELAVKEE from the coding sequence ATGGAGCTTGAATACGACATTGTTGTGGTGGGCGGCGGTCCGGCCGGTTTGGCGGCCGCCTGCGCGGCAAAGGAAAACGGAGCGGGAAGCGTACTGATTTTGGAACGGGACAAAGAGCCCGGCGGCATTCTGAACCAATGCATTCATAACGGCTTCGGACTGCACTACTTTAAAGAGGAACTGACCGGCCCGGAGTATGCCGCCCGCTTTATCCATAAGGCAAATCTTATGGGCGTGGTGTTAAAACTGGATACGATGGTGCTTTTGATCGAGGGCAAAACCGTATACGCCGTCAACGCCGCGGAGGGGCTGCTCGAAGTGCACGCAAAAGCGGTCGTCCTGGCGATGGGCTGCCGGGAGCGCACCCGCGGCGCCATCGGCATTCCCGGCGACCGGCCGGCCGGCATCTTTACGGCAGGTACCGCCCAGCGCTATATCAACGTCGAGGGCTGGATGGTCGGCAGACGGGTGGTCATTCTGGGCTCCGGCGATATTGGTCTCATCATGGCGCGGCGTATGACCCTGGAGGGCGCGAAGGTGCTCGCCTGTGTGGAACTGTGTCCCTATTCCAACGGGCTCAACCGAAATATCGTTCAGTGCCTGAACGACTATAACATTCCGCTGTATCTCTCTCATACTATCACAGGAATCGTTGGTAAGCAGCGGGTGGAGAAGGTGCTGATCTCCGAGGTCGGACCGGACAGAAAGCCGATTCCCGGTACGGAGATAAGCCTGGACTGCGACACGGTGCTGCTGAGCGTGGGACTCATCCCTGAAAATGAGCTGACCCGCGCCGCAGGCATTCCCATGGACAGGCGTACCAACGGCTCGGTCGTATACGAGAATATGGAGACCGAAATGCCGGGCGTGTTCAGCTGCGGCAATGTGGTTCATGTGCATGACCTCGTCGATTTTGTTACCGCGGAGAGCCAGCGTGCCGGAAGGGCCGCAGCCGAATATGTCAAAGCGGGCGGGGAGGAGATGCCTGGCCGGGTGCTGAACCTTAAAAATGGGCCGCGCGTCAATTATACGGTGCCTCAGAAAATTCGTCCCGGCAAGGTGGAAAAGTCCGTCGATGTCTTTTTCCGCGTAAACAACGTCTATCACGGCGGTACGGTCCGCGTGACGGACGGCGAAAACGTGCTCTGCAGCTTTAAGCGGGACCATCTGGCACCCGGAGAAATGGAAAAAATCACAATTCCGGCAGGATTGCTTAACAAGGCGCTTGGGGATGGGCTGACCGTGGAGCTGGCCGTTAAGGAGGAATAA
- a CDS encoding DUF1667 domain-containing protein, which yields MTELICIVCPKGCHLRVDEENGYRVTNFGCPRGEAYGKKELTDPTRVLTSIVHIRNAAHPCCPVKTSGAVPKAKIREVMRMLNTVCLSAPVKIGDVVVPNVCGTGCDWVATKDMGRENGSNEIRI from the coding sequence ATGACTGAACTGATCTGTATTGTCTGCCCAAAGGGCTGCCACCTGCGCGTGGATGAAGAAAATGGCTACCGGGTCACGAATTTTGGCTGTCCCCGCGGTGAAGCTTACGGTAAAAAAGAGCTTACGGATCCTACCCGGGTGCTGACCAGCATCGTACATATCCGGAACGCGGCGCATCCGTGCTGTCCGGTCAAAACGTCCGGAGCCGTACCAAAAGCGAAAATCCGCGAGGTGATGCGCATGCTGAATACGGTTTGCCTGAGCGCTCCGGTAAAGATCGGCGACGTGGTGGTGCCCAATGTATGCGGAACGGGCTGCGACTGGGTCGCCACTAAAGATATGGGAAGGGAGAACGGAAGCAATGAAATTAGAATTTGA